The Methanobrevibacter sp. genome window below encodes:
- a CDS encoding DNA-3-methyladenine glycosylase I, whose amino-acid sequence MNKTRCSWATDVEEIYIRYHDEEWGIPTHDDRELFEMLVLESFQAGLSWITILKKRGNFRKAFDDFDVEKVAEYGEDKVNELRENAGIIRHNGKIASAISNAKVFIDIQKEFGSFDNYIWRFTDGKIIKGEYLTESELSQKISKDLKKRGMKFVGPTIIYSYLESIGIIDNHQENCFKF is encoded by the coding sequence ATGAATAAAACAAGATGCTCATGGGCAACAGATGTTGAAGAGATTTACATAAGATATCACGATGAAGAATGGGGAATTCCAACACATGACGACAGGGAACTATTTGAAATGCTCGTTTTAGAATCATTTCAGGCAGGACTTTCTTGGATAACAATATTGAAGAAACGTGGAAACTTTAGAAAAGCTTTTGATGACTTTGATGTTGAAAAAGTGGCCGAATATGGTGAAGACAAGGTAAATGAACTTAGAGAGAATGCAGGAATAATTCGCCACAATGGAAAAATTGCATCTGCAATCAGTAATGCAAAGGTTTTTATTGACATTCAAAAAGAATTCGGAAGTTTTGACAATTACATCTGGAGATTTACCGACGGAAAAATCATTAAAGGCGAATATTTGACAGAATCCGAGTTGTCTCAAAAAATATCCAAAGATTTGAAAAAACGTGGAATGAAATTTGTAGGTCCGACAATAATCTATTCATATCTCGAGTCAATAGGAATCATAGACAACCATCAGGAAAATTGCTTCAAATTTTAA
- a CDS encoding pyridoxamine 5'-phosphate oxidase family protein: MSDIQKIDDFLERAEVFYFATTIGDQPKCRPFGYHYLEDGKIYFTSATFKDVFKQIQANPKVEIAAYDGDKFLRYYGTAKIVKNDRVVQRAFEELPELKEIFEKFNFELGVFYIDNATAEIRNEMSIEESYTFKY; the protein is encoded by the coding sequence ATGTCAGACATACAAAAAATAGATGACTTTTTAGAAAGGGCAGAAGTTTTTTATTTTGCCACTACAATAGGCGATCAGCCAAAATGCAGACCATTTGGTTACCATTACCTTGAAGATGGAAAAATTTATTTCACATCAGCTACCTTTAAGGACGTATTCAAACAAATACAAGCAAATCCTAAAGTAGAAATAGCTGCATATGATGGAGATAAATTTTTAAGATATTACGGAACCGCAAAAATAGTAAAAAATGATAGAGTTGTTCAAAGAGCATTCGAAGAACTGCCTGAGCTAAAGGAAATCTTTGAAAAATTTAACTTTGAACTAGGTGTTTTCTATATTGACAATGCCACTGCGGAAATAAGAAATGAAATGAGTATTGAAGAAAGTTATACATTTAAATATTAA
- a CDS encoding pyridoxamine 5'-phosphate oxidase family protein: protein MSDIEKVDEMLTKAEVFYLATVNENKPKVRPLGFHLLYEDKIYFGVGTFKEVYKQLEANQFTEIAAWDGEHFLRYYGEAVLEKNEDVVEKAFELMPEIAETYKANNWEMGVFYLDKATAEIRNMMAVEETYTFEY from the coding sequence ATGTCAGATATTGAAAAAGTAGACGAAATGTTAACAAAAGCTGAAGTATTCTATCTTGCGACTGTAAATGAAAACAAACCAAAAGTAAGGCCATTAGGATTCCACTTACTTTATGAAGACAAAATTTACTTTGGAGTTGGAACTTTCAAAGAAGTTTACAAACAACTGGAAGCAAATCAGTTCACAGAAATTGCTGCCTGGGACGGAGAACATTTCTTAAGATATTATGGTGAAGCAGTCCTTGAAAAAAATGAGGATGTAGTTGAAAAAGCATTTGAACTCATGCCTGAAATAGCTGAAACATACAAAGCTAACAACTGGGAAATGGGCGTATTCTACCTTGACAAGGCAACAGCAGAAATTAGAAACATGATGGCTGTTGAAGAAACTTATACCTTTGAATATTAA